The following are from one region of the Tenacibaculum dicentrarchi genome:
- a CDS encoding LexA family protein, with translation MSTSKKLTFLAPKEMSKSEGAIFIDMGISAGFPSPIDDFKETRISLDEELIKNKETTFFAKVSGQSMIGAGLDDNDLLVIDRSIPPTNNKIAVCFLDGEFTVKRLRVTEDEVWLQPENPDYPVIKITEENNFIIWGIVTSVIKKV, from the coding sequence ATGAGTACATCAAAAAAATTAACTTTTTTAGCACCTAAAGAAATGAGTAAAAGTGAGGGAGCAATTTTTATCGATATGGGGATTTCTGCAGGTTTTCCATCTCCTATTGATGATTTTAAAGAAACTCGTATTTCATTAGATGAAGAGTTAATAAAAAATAAAGAAACTACTTTTTTTGCTAAAGTTAGCGGACAATCAATGATTGGTGCAGGTTTAGATGATAATGATTTATTAGTAATTGATAGAAGTATTCCGCCAACAAATAATAAAATAGCAGTTTGTTTTTTAGATGGAGAGTTTACTGTAAAAAGATTAAGAGTTACTGAAGATGAAGTTTGGTTACAACCCGAAAATCCTGATTATCCTGTAATTAAAATTACAGAAGAAAATAATTTTATTATTTGGGGAATTGTAACAAGTGTTATAAAAAAAGTGTAA
- a CDS encoding Lrp/AsnC ligand binding domain-containing protein gives MIKKLKIDGIDKIIIKRLVSDARTPILSIAREVGISGAAIHQRLRKLDASDLIDGYKMVLNPKALGYNTTAFVGVFLDSSSLYSSAIKRLKEIPEVVESHYTTGNYAIFIKILCKNNEDLMHLLNKDIQNIKGVSRTETFISLDQQINRQIKI, from the coding sequence ATGATTAAAAAATTAAAAATTGATGGAATTGATAAAATTATCATCAAACGATTGGTTTCTGATGCTCGTACGCCTATTTTAAGTATTGCTAGAGAAGTAGGAATTTCAGGGGCGGCAATTCATCAGCGATTACGAAAATTAGATGCTTCCGATTTAATAGACGGCTACAAAATGGTCTTAAATCCGAAGGCTTTAGGCTATAATACTACAGCTTTTGTGGGGGTATTTTTAGACTCTTCTAGCTTATATTCATCGGCTATAAAAAGATTAAAAGAAATTCCTGAAGTTGTTGAAAGCCATTACACAACGGGTAATTATGCTATTTTCATCAAAATACTTTGCAAAAACAATGAAGATTTAATGCATTTGTTAAATAAAGATATTCAGAATATTAAAGGTGTTTCACGAACCGAAACCTTTATTTCTTTAGACCAACAAATAAACCGCCAAATAAAAATTTAA
- a CDS encoding HupE/UreJ family protein → MNDFIFYFKMGLFHVLDIKAYDHILFLIVLAIVYQFKQWKKVLWLITLFTVGHSITLALSAYGILKVNADLVEFLIPLSIFITGLLNVLTAKKASVGKENQNLFFAVFFGLIHGLGFSNYFKIMIGKTSDKLIPLLEFAGGVEMAQIIIVLAILGIGILTKSVFKVQRRDWILVISSIVMGVAFQMMINRIFW, encoded by the coding sequence ATGAACGACTTTATTTTTTACTTTAAAATGGGCTTATTTCACGTGCTTGATATCAAAGCATACGACCATATTCTATTTTTAATCGTCTTGGCTATTGTCTATCAATTTAAACAATGGAAAAAAGTTTTATGGTTAATTACTTTATTTACTGTTGGGCATTCTATTACCTTAGCGTTATCGGCGTACGGAATATTAAAAGTAAATGCCGATTTGGTCGAATTTTTAATTCCGTTAAGCATTTTTATCACTGGCTTACTAAATGTATTAACGGCTAAAAAAGCATCCGTAGGAAAAGAAAATCAGAATTTATTTTTCGCTGTTTTCTTCGGATTAATTCACGGGCTTGGTTTTTCAAATTATTTTAAAATAATGATTGGTAAAACTTCCGATAAATTGATTCCGTTATTAGAATTTGCAGGCGGTGTAGAAATGGCTCAAATTATTATTGTTTTAGCAATTTTAGGCATCGGAATACTAACAAAATCAGTATTTAAGGTACAACGTCGTGATTGGATTTTAGTCATTTCTTCCATTGTTATGGGGGTTGCTTTTCAAATGATGATTAACCGTATCTTTTGGTAA
- a CDS encoding deoxycytidylate deaminase, translating into MLNKKQLKYDKAYLKMAQEWGKLSHCKRKQVGAIMVKDRMIISDGYNGTPSGFENYCEDEEGYTKWYVLHAEANAILKVAASTQSCKGATLYITLSPCQQCSKLIHQAGIKRVVYAEDYKDISGVDFLKKAGIELLHLPYEQE; encoded by the coding sequence ATTTTGAATAAAAAACAATTAAAATACGACAAAGCCTATTTAAAAATGGCGCAAGAATGGGGTAAATTATCGCATTGTAAACGAAAGCAAGTAGGCGCTATTATGGTTAAAGATCGGATGATTATCTCTGACGGCTATAACGGAACACCCTCTGGTTTTGAAAATTATTGTGAAGATGAAGAGGGCTATACAAAATGGTATGTTTTACATGCCGAAGCAAATGCTATTTTAAAAGTTGCCGCTTCCACACAATCGTGCAAAGGCGCTACCTTATATATTACACTTTCTCCTTGCCAACAATGCAGTAAATTAATACATCAGGCAGGTATTAAACGCGTAGTTTATGCCGAAGATTATAAAGACATTTCTGGTGTTGATTTCTTAAAAAAAGCAGGCATTGAACTCTTACATTTACCTTATGAACAAGAATAA
- a CDS encoding S41 family peptidase — MNKNNFPFYLSIAVVLGIFIGTFFSTGSSRNFIGTNSASQKKIKRLIDYIQQDYVDTVNTDDLLDGAITQMLGKLDPHSVYIPKENLQLVTENMQGNFVGIGVQYRMIGDTIMVVSPIKGGPSIKAGIKAGDRILQANKDTLFGKKLSTKKIMKSLKGKPNTNVALQIYRKTTDSLFTLNIKRGKVNIKSIDIAYMLNDSIGYIKLNRFARSSYKEFKISLDTLIKNNMTDLVLDLRGNGGGFVDIANSIIDEFLEDDKLIVFTKNNKGSIRKSFATEKGSFEKGGLYVLIDENSASASEIVAGALQDNDKGIIIGRRSFGKGLVQQEMDLGDGSAVRLTIARYYTPTGRSIQKPYNKKKGDKAYKHDIESRYSTGELFTKDSIKTIDSLKFTTPKGKIVYGGGGIIPDYFVGVDTATYIPTIFFMPLNNFAFNYVDRNRKELQNSNVNDFIKNFDTDNKIFKAFLLKIKGYKLSSKIKKQLKKNLKTIIARELFSDEGLYKVNQIDDKMLQKVFKLESK, encoded by the coding sequence ATGAACAAGAATAATTTTCCTTTTTACTTATCAATTGCTGTAGTTTTAGGTATTTTTATCGGAACTTTTTTCAGCACAGGAAGTAGTCGTAATTTTATCGGAACAAATTCTGCTTCTCAAAAAAAAATAAAACGACTAATAGACTACATACAACAAGATTATGTAGATACTGTAAATACCGATGATTTATTAGACGGCGCTATTACCCAAATGCTTGGTAAATTAGACCCACATTCAGTGTATATCCCAAAGGAAAACCTACAATTAGTTACCGAAAACATGCAAGGTAATTTCGTGGGAATCGGGGTGCAATATCGCATGATTGGCGATACAATTATGGTCGTTTCACCTATAAAAGGGGGTCCTAGTATTAAAGCAGGTATTAAAGCGGGCGATCGAATTTTACAAGCAAATAAAGATACCTTATTCGGAAAAAAATTATCGACAAAAAAAATAATGAAATCCTTAAAAGGGAAACCAAATACCAACGTTGCTTTACAAATTTACCGAAAAACAACCGATAGTCTTTTCACGCTAAATATTAAAAGAGGCAAGGTAAATATTAAAAGTATTGATATTGCTTATATGTTAAATGACAGCATTGGTTACATAAAACTAAACAGGTTCGCTCGTAGTTCTTATAAAGAATTTAAAATTTCTTTAGATACACTTATAAAAAATAACATGACCGATTTAGTGCTTGACCTTCGTGGAAATGGTGGTGGTTTTGTTGATATTGCCAATAGTATTATTGATGAATTTTTAGAAGATGACAAGCTGATTGTTTTTACCAAAAATAACAAAGGAAGCATTCGTAAATCGTTTGCTACTGAAAAAGGTAGTTTTGAGAAAGGTGGATTATATGTTTTAATTGATGAAAATTCAGCTTCGGCTTCTGAAATTGTTGCAGGTGCTTTACAAGATAATGACAAAGGAATTATTATTGGTCGTCGTTCGTTTGGTAAAGGATTGGTACAACAAGAAATGGATTTAGGCGATGGTTCTGCCGTGCGTTTAACAATTGCTCGTTACTACACGCCAACAGGGCGATCTATTCAAAAACCGTATAACAAAAAAAAGGGCGACAAAGCTTATAAACACGATATAGAAAGTCGATATTCAACAGGTGAATTATTTACTAAAGACAGCATTAAAACTATTGATAGCTTAAAATTTACCACTCCAAAAGGTAAAATTGTGTATGGCGGCGGCGGAATTATTCCTGATTATTTTGTAGGGGTAGATACAGCCACTTATATTCCTACTATCTTTTTTATGCCTTTAAATAATTTTGCATTTAATTATGTAGACCGTAATCGCAAAGAATTACAAAACAGTAATGTAAATGACTTTATTAAAAATTTTGATACCGATAACAAAATTTTTAAAGCTTTTTTATTAAAAATTAAGGGCTATAAGCTTTCGTCAAAAATTAAAAAACAATTAAAAAAAAACCTAAAAACAATCATTGCTAGAGAGCTTTTCAGTGATGAAGGCTTGTACAAAGTAAATCAAATTGATGATAAAATGCTTCAAAAAGTTTTTAAATTAGAAAGTAAATAA
- a CDS encoding GH3 auxin-responsive promoter family protein, with protein sequence MSIKSKLAIPFAKQVRKSVYRWANKPHKTQEKMFQYLVSEGCKTAFGKDHDFISINSYADFKKRVPVTDYEGLRTYVDRMVAGEQNVLWKGKPLYFAKTSGTTSGAKYIPITKESMPTHIKAARNALLFYIAETKDASFVDGKMIFLQGSPVLENMNGIKLGRLSGIAAHYVPNYLLKNRLPSWKTNCIEDWDTKVDKIVEETINQDMSVISGIPSWVQMYFEKLIAKTGKPISEIFPNFNFFVYGGVNFEPYKNKFEALIGKKVDYIELYPASEGFIAYQDTQTQKGMLLQLNSGIFYEFIPATEFYNENPTRISLKDVKLGVNYVIILNTSAGLWGYNIGDTVEFTSLKPYRIKVTGRIKHFISAFGEHVIGKEVEKALNDAIVGTNTNISEFTVAPQVNPESGLPYHEWFIEFENEPENLVELASKIDASMQNQNVYYFDLIKGKVLKPLVISKVKKGGFHEYMKSIGKFGGQNKIPQLSDNRKIADVLKNFLV encoded by the coding sequence ATGAGCATCAAATCAAAATTAGCAATACCTTTTGCAAAGCAAGTACGAAAAAGCGTTTATAGATGGGCAAACAAGCCACATAAAACGCAGGAAAAAATGTTTCAGTATTTGGTTAGTGAAGGTTGTAAAACAGCTTTTGGAAAAGATCATGATTTTATTTCTATTAATAGCTATGCCGATTTTAAAAAACGTGTTCCGGTAACCGATTACGAAGGTTTACGTACCTATGTTGACAGGATGGTTGCTGGCGAACAGAATGTATTATGGAAAGGTAAACCCTTGTATTTTGCAAAAACTTCAGGAACAACTTCAGGCGCAAAATACATCCCGATTACTAAAGAATCAATGCCAACACATATAAAAGCGGCGCGTAATGCCTTGTTATTTTATATTGCCGAAACAAAGGATGCTAGTTTTGTAGATGGAAAAATGATTTTCTTACAAGGAAGCCCTGTTTTAGAAAACATGAACGGCATAAAATTAGGACGTTTAAGCGGTATTGCAGCACATTATGTACCGAATTATTTATTAAAAAATCGCTTGCCAAGTTGGAAAACCAATTGCATTGAAGACTGGGACACCAAAGTTGATAAAATAGTAGAAGAAACCATTAATCAAGACATGTCTGTAATTAGTGGGATTCCATCTTGGGTACAAATGTATTTTGAAAAATTAATCGCGAAAACAGGAAAACCGATTTCAGAAATATTTCCAAACTTTAATTTTTTCGTGTATGGAGGCGTAAATTTTGAACCGTATAAAAATAAATTTGAAGCCTTAATAGGTAAGAAAGTAGATTATATAGAGTTATATCCTGCATCCGAAGGATTTATTGCCTATCAAGATACGCAAACCCAAAAAGGAATGTTGTTGCAATTAAATTCAGGTATTTTTTATGAGTTTATTCCTGCAACTGAATTTTATAATGAAAATCCAACCCGTATTTCGTTAAAAGATGTAAAATTAGGTGTTAATTATGTTATCATTTTAAACACTTCAGCAGGTCTTTGGGGATATAATATTGGTGATACAGTAGAGTTTACATCACTTAAACCATATAGAATAAAAGTTACAGGACGTATCAAACATTTTATATCTGCTTTTGGTGAGCATGTAATTGGTAAGGAAGTTGAAAAAGCTTTAAACGATGCAATAGTTGGAACAAATACAAATATAAGTGAGTTTACAGTTGCGCCACAAGTAAACCCTGAAAGTGGTTTACCATATCATGAATGGTTTATTGAATTTGAAAATGAACCTGAAAATTTAGTAGAATTAGCTTCTAAAATTGATGCTTCTATGCAAAATCAAAATGTATATTATTTCGATTTAATTAAAGGTAAAGTTTTAAAACCATTAGTTATTAGCAAGGTTAAAAAAGGTGGATTTCATGAGTATATGAAATCTATAGGGAAGTTTGGCGGACAAAATAAAATTCCACAATTGTCGGATAACCGAAAAATTGCCGATGTTTTAAAAAACTTTTTAGTGTAA
- a CDS encoding M23 family metallopeptidase — MAKNKKRQKLKQKLVAKYRLVILNEDTFQEKFSLKLSRLNVFVFGGIFSILLIAFTSVLIAFTGLREYIPGYSSTSLKRKATRLTYQTDSLKTQLEIIERFTKALQPVLTGEIIPDKIDSIKTTVENIVLDTRNLSATKEDSLFRDKIEKKDRFPLSEGVEGRAKIVFFSPLTGSVSQVFNRNDKHYAIDIVAKKGTPVKVVADGTVILAEWTAETGYVITIQHADEFISVYKHNGTLLKQQGDLVKSGEAIASVGATGELSTGPHLHFELWHSGFPVNPTDYIDFQ, encoded by the coding sequence GTGGCTAAAAACAAAAAACGACAAAAATTAAAACAAAAACTCGTTGCTAAATACCGATTGGTTATTTTAAATGAAGATACATTTCAAGAAAAATTTTCTTTAAAACTATCCCGCTTAAATGTTTTTGTTTTTGGAGGTATTTTTTCAATATTATTAATTGCTTTTACAAGTGTATTAATTGCTTTTACAGGTTTACGAGAATATATTCCAGGGTATTCATCTACTTCTTTAAAAAGAAAAGCGACCCGATTAACATATCAAACCGACTCGTTAAAAACCCAATTAGAAATTATTGAGCGATTTACAAAAGCTTTACAACCTGTTTTAACAGGTGAAATAATTCCCGATAAAATAGACTCAATAAAAACAACTGTTGAGAATATTGTTCTTGATACTCGAAATTTATCGGCTACCAAAGAAGATTCGTTATTTAGAGATAAAATAGAAAAAAAAGACCGTTTTCCTTTATCTGAAGGAGTAGAAGGACGGGCTAAAATTGTTTTCTTTTCGCCTTTAACAGGTAGTGTTTCGCAAGTTTTTAACAGAAATGATAAACACTATGCTATTGATATTGTAGCCAAAAAAGGTACACCAGTAAAAGTAGTTGCCGATGGAACGGTAATTTTAGCAGAATGGACGGCAGAAACAGGGTATGTAATAACAATACAACATGCCGATGAATTTATTTCTGTTTATAAGCATAACGGAACATTACTAAAGCAACAAGGCGATTTAGTAAAATCAGGAGAAGCAATTGCAAGCGTTGGAGCAACTGGCGAATTATCTACAGGTCCGCACTTACATTTTGAATTATGGCACAGCGGATTTCCTGTAAACCCAACCGATTATATCGATTTTCAATAG
- the nadD gene encoding nicotinate (nicotinamide) nucleotide adenylyltransferase, which produces MKNFKKNIGLYFGTFNPIHMGHLIIANHMVENSDLDEIWMVVTPHNPFKNKNSLLNNHHRLDMVYFATENYEKIKPSDIEFNLPQPNYTITTLTHISEKHPSYNFSLIMGEDNLKSFHKWKNYEAILDDYNLYVYPRISEGIVENQFIKNAKIHRVEAPIVQISSTMIRNGIKDEKNIQPLVSPKVWKYIDDMNFYKK; this is translated from the coding sequence ATGAAAAACTTCAAAAAAAATATAGGACTGTATTTTGGAACTTTTAATCCTATTCATATGGGTCATTTAATTATCGCCAATCACATGGTTGAAAATTCTGATTTAGATGAAATATGGATGGTGGTAACGCCACATAACCCATTTAAAAATAAAAATTCGTTGTTAAATAACCACCACCGCCTAGACATGGTGTATTTTGCTACTGAAAATTACGAGAAAATTAAACCTTCCGATATTGAGTTTAATTTACCACAACCCAACTACACCATTACAACCTTAACCCATATTTCTGAAAAACATCCGAGCTATAATTTTAGCTTAATTATGGGCGAAGACAATTTAAAAAGCTTTCATAAATGGAAAAATTATGAAGCAATTTTAGACGATTATAATTTGTATGTATATCCTCGAATATCCGAAGGAATTGTAGAAAATCAATTTATAAAAAATGCTAAAATTCACAGAGTTGAAGCGCCGATAGTACAAATTTCATCGACCATGATTCGCAATGGTATTAAAGACGAAAAAAACATTCAGCCCTTAGTATCGCCAAAAGTTTGGAAATATATTGATGATATGAACTTTTATAAAAAGTAG
- the gmk gene encoding guanylate kinase — MSENSKKDFKGKLFVFSAPSGSGKTTIVRHLLKQEKLNLAFSISAASRAPRGEEVDGQDYYFISTKDFKNKIKADEFLEWEEVYRDNFYGTLKTEVERIWALKKHVIFDIDVVGGLRIKSKFPNETLSVFVKPPSVDELKIRLKKRSTESEDKINMRIAKASVELATAPQFDEIIKNYELDVALKDAENLVANFLGTDK, encoded by the coding sequence ATGTCAGAAAATTCTAAAAAAGATTTTAAAGGAAAATTATTTGTGTTTTCAGCACCTTCAGGATCAGGAAAAACAACAATTGTTCGCCACTTATTAAAACAAGAAAAACTTAATTTAGCTTTTTCAATTTCAGCAGCATCAAGAGCACCTAGAGGCGAAGAAGTTGATGGGCAAGATTATTATTTTATATCTACCAAAGATTTTAAAAACAAAATTAAAGCAGATGAGTTTTTAGAGTGGGAAGAGGTATATCGCGATAACTTTTACGGAACTTTAAAAACCGAAGTTGAACGAATTTGGGCATTAAAAAAACACGTTATTTTTGATATCGATGTGGTAGGAGGTTTGCGAATTAAAAGCAAATTTCCAAACGAAACATTATCTGTTTTTGTAAAGCCACCAAGTGTTGATGAGCTTAAAATCCGCTTAAAAAAGCGTAGTACAGAAAGCGAAGACAAAATAAATATGCGTATCGCCAAAGCATCTGTTGAATTGGCAACCGCACCACAATTTGATGAAATCATCAAAAATTACGAATTAGACGTAGCTTTAAAAGATGCTGAAAATTTAGTAGCTAATTTTTTAGGAACAGATAAATAA
- a CDS encoding YicC/YloC family endoribonuclease, with protein sequence MIQSMTGYGKSVLHLPSKKVTIEIKSLNSKNLDLNTRIPSYYREKELAVRKKLASNLVRGKIDFSIYVEMTAEQTSTVVNKAVVENYVAQLKEVMPIAENQDVELLKMAVRMPDALKTEREELDENEWAQIDIHIDEALKEIIAYRTDEAKSLEDDFQLRISNIQSALEEVKKLDTQRITNVKERLQKALTDLKVEVDENRFEQELIYYLEKLDINEEKVRLENHLLYFLDQLATDDSNGKKLGFIVQEIGREVNTMGSKANFAVMQKIVIQMKDELEKIKEQILNVL encoded by the coding sequence TATTGCATTTACCTTCTAAGAAAGTAACTATTGAAATTAAGTCGCTTAACAGTAAAAACTTAGACTTAAACACAAGAATTCCATCTTATTACAGAGAAAAAGAATTAGCCGTTCGTAAAAAATTAGCTAGTAATTTAGTCAGAGGAAAAATTGATTTCTCAATTTATGTAGAAATGACTGCCGAGCAAACATCAACAGTTGTAAATAAAGCAGTGGTTGAAAATTATGTAGCGCAGTTAAAAGAAGTAATGCCTATTGCTGAAAATCAGGATGTTGAACTGCTTAAAATGGCAGTTAGAATGCCTGATGCTTTAAAAACCGAACGTGAAGAATTAGACGAAAACGAATGGGCTCAAATCGATATACATATTGATGAAGCTTTAAAAGAAATTATCGCCTATAGAACCGATGAAGCAAAATCATTAGAAGACGATTTTCAACTAAGAATTTCAAATATTCAATCGGCATTAGAAGAAGTTAAAAAATTAGATACTCAAAGAATTACTAATGTAAAAGAACGTTTGCAAAAAGCATTAACCGATTTAAAGGTTGAGGTTGATGAAAATCGTTTTGAGCAAGAATTAATTTACTATCTAGAAAAATTAGATATCAACGAAGAAAAAGTTCGTTTAGAAAATCACTTATTATATTTCTTAGACCAATTAGCAACCGATGATTCTAATGGAAAAAAATTAGGATTTATCGTTCAAGAAATTGGAAGAGAGGTAAACACAATGGGCTCGAAAGCTAATTTTGCGGTAATGCAAAAAATAGTAATCCAAATGAAAGACGAGTTAGAAAAAATAAAAGAACAAATTTTAAACGTTTTATAA